The window ggtagaagttgttCCAACTAAAAGTACTGATCACAAGACTTCTATTATAATGCTTAAAGATGTTGTCATTCCAAGGTTTGTAGTCCCTATATACCTTATGATTGAcggggttcacactttattcatgcgcATTTAGAAAACTAGTAGCTACTTCTCATATAGTAGTAAATTTTTTGGACTGGTAAATCCACAAAAGTGAAACGGAGTCTGAGTTTCAAGACAGTATCTTATAGATTTGATGGGAGGCAAATAGAATGTTAGTTGCTTTAGGCTACTTGCTACTGCTGCTATTAGGCTGAATGTCTTGACTGAATACATAAGAGAAATGTCATCTTGGATACCTGCTTCAACTTATCTGGAAAACACAATAGCTGCAAGATTTTCCAGTACAATCATAGTTGTGACCTACGTATCCGTCTTTATTGTCGTACGAGAAAGTTTTGCTGAAGATGCTTTTATTACAGGTTAGCGAACAAGAATTCAATGTGAATTTTGGGATCGAATCCCTGAATGAGACCATCTTTATCTGAATGAGAATTTCAGAAAATAATCTCATATGGTTAAATATGTGTGCTAGTACTAACTAGTAGAAGAATCGCTCCTATATATAGCTTTGCCTTGTTTTACCTACTCAATAAAGAGCAAGGCTAAATGCTGCAGCAGTGTAGTAGTAATATAGATTTCGATTGAATGATACTTTTCTTTTTTGAGGTGAGAGTAGTAGTTCTTTCATTTGAGTCATTGCTTTGGGGATGACCCACATTGATATAATAAAGGAGtatatggtattattagacattgtacaACTTAGCACAAATAGAAATCTATCTTGAGAGTTTTTCATACATGTCCCTATGGAGATCATGATTGAAACATAAGTGCACACAATGTATTACTATCTGGTTTCTACTAGCAGACTCTCTTTAAAAATGCATGTAAGTTCATGTTGTCTTGTAATGAATgccagaattggtaatattagcagatttgaggaaatgcctatgaattactctctcttTACTGAACCTTTTGacatttggggctttgattatatgggatctgTCCAACTTCTCATGGTAaaacacatatatcagatgttgattatggtactaagtgggtagaagttgttCCAACTAAAAGTACTGATCATAAGACTTCTATTATAATGCTTAAAGATGTTGTCATTCCAAGGTTTGTACTCCCTATATACCTTATGATTGAtggggttcacactttattcatgcgcATTTAGAAAACTAGTAgcaaagtatgatgtcaatcatagtgtAGCATCACCTTATCATACTTAGTCTAGTGGGCAAGTCGAATGAACAAATAGAGAGATCAAACTAATCTTGCATAAAAATGTGAGTAGAACAAGAAAGGATTGGTCAATGAGAATGGATGATGCACTTCGGTCTTACAGAAATGCATATAAAatttttatgggcatatcattgtaTAAATTGGTTTAGGGAAAACCATGACATCTAGCTTTagattagaacataaagcatattgggttcCTAAGCAACTAAATTATGATTTCAAATTGGTTTGAGAGAAAATGTTGCTTGACATGAGTGATTTAATAAATGGAGGAATGAAGCTTATGAAAATGCTTATATGTTTGAAAAGCGATGACCACTGACCACGATAGGTCTTTTGTTCTCGCAACGTAACAACTAAAGATGTTCTTCGACACCGCCACCTCATAGAATCCAATACAATTACAACCCATTACACAATAAAGATGGATGCGGAAAGGTAGTCATGATGAATATTAAGCGTTGATTTAGCGCGTCCTAGAAGCTCCTTTACTAAAAGTCCCACTAGTTCTCACTGTTGATCTTCTGCTCCTCCGCCTAGAAGCTTCTCCGAATTCTTGCCCTTTATCATGTCGGCAAGAGTCTCGGTGGTCAGGTCTAGCAGTCCCTTGATGTTGAGATACCTTGCAGCCTGAAAGGGCAAAAACGAACCAAAGGGGCTCAAAGAGAGGCATTAATCTACAATGTCTATACATATATATTATTCGATAGGTTGCCTTGCATAAACATGTGTTATAAACTTGTAAAATTCAAAACAGATGTGGAGAAGACATGAAGTGACTGATGGTTGACAGTTCAAAGACCAAACATGGATTCAGGGGCCAGTAATGTATGATAATGTATTTCCTTGGAAAAGATGTGTGACAACCTAAAACAAGATCAAGACATGAATTGAGACGAGTATTGATTCAAAGGCCAAAGCACAAGACAACATAAGTTAAGGGGACAGTAATGTATGATAGATGATTATATATGGTAACATAAGATACTAGATGTGATACACCACTCCATCTAAGATAAAACAACATACATGTAACAAAACACGAAAAATACACAAATACAATAAATCATTTAGACACATTAAAGACTTTGCGATAGCTATGGAAATTCATAAATGGGTCCACTTCACATGGAAAACATCACTTCTCAAACATAAGTATTCATTAACATACTACAATACACATATAGTTAGATATATTTAATTACATGCATATGAGACAATATAGAACACAAAAAAGACATGAATTGAATGATGAGTATTGATCCAAAGACCAAAGCTTATAGATAAGTTTGCGACaagcaaaaacacaaaaataagacATAGTTTTAGGGCGTGGGGATGTATGTTATAGGATTCTGTATCACTCTATCTAAGGTAAGAGCAACATAACTGTAACAAAACAAATTTAAAGCAAATAGAAACAAAATGAATCCAAAGACGATATGAGCCAGGGAAGTGGGGCAGTGAGAAGTAGTGAAGGGGGCTAGTAAGAGGCAGATCTAGAGGGATGAGGGGATTGACCAAAGGAAACTGTACCATAGCGAGGTCAAAAAGGGTGGACTCGTTGACCCTGACAAATTCGGCATCCCAATTCTTGAGGTCCTCGACGGGGCCGGCAGGTGCCACACCATCATATGCTTCGGAAGCTCTGGTGGTGGTGTCTGTGGTGGGCTTAGCTTGGATGTGCTTCTTGCAGTACTCGATGACCTTGGAGAGGATCTTGGAGTTGATGATGGGGAGCAGGATCTTGTTGTTGGCACAGCCGTCATCGATCATGTGGCGGATGGTCTGCGACTCCATGGCGACAACCTCCTCCACTTGAAACTCCTCCTCATCTGAGCTCTTGAGAATGATCATCTTAGTCTCGCATGCCTCCGCGGCCGCCATCGGCTGGATCCGGGCTGGGGATGGGTGTGGATGTATTGGGGATCGAGAAAGTCCTAGCAAGGAGACGCGATGGTGACGGAAGAGGGGATAGATGAGAGATTTGGTGCTA is drawn from Triticum dicoccoides isolate Atlit2015 ecotype Zavitan chromosome 4A, WEW_v2.0, whole genome shotgun sequence and contains these coding sequences:
- the LOC119289663 gene encoding SKP1-like protein 1, producing MAAAEACETKMIILKSSDEEEFQVEEVVAMESQTIRHMIDDGCANNKILLPIINSKILSKVIEYCKKHIQAKPTTDTTTRASEAYDGVAPAGPVEDLKNWDAEFVRVNESTLFDLAMAARYLNIKGLLDLTTETLADMIKGKNSEKLLGGGAEDQQ